One genomic segment of Dehalogenimonas alkenigignens includes these proteins:
- a CDS encoding peroxiredoxin family protein has protein sequence MVQQVLNRCFAGLLCIVVLLAIPGCSSSTEAPAFTLENLTGKPVSLSDFIGKPLIINFWQLSCPPCIEELPYFQAVHERDDTGAAILTVAIRDSEAVLNSFMASNTYSFTVLRDVNASVAEKYGIRYTPTTVFIDSKGQIVKIKTGAFHSANELAQAIGKID, from the coding sequence ATGGTTCAACAAGTATTGAATCGATGCTTTGCGGGCTTGCTGTGCATTGTGGTTCTGCTGGCCATTCCAGGCTGCTCCTCAAGTACTGAGGCTCCCGCATTCACTTTGGAAAACTTGACCGGCAAACCGGTGTCACTATCTGATTTTATTGGAAAGCCATTGATCATCAACTTCTGGCAGCTGAGTTGCCCGCCGTGTATAGAAGAACTGCCCTATTTTCAGGCGGTGCATGAAAGGGATGACACCGGTGCCGCCATCCTTACCGTAGCCATACGCGATTCAGAGGCCGTGCTTAATTCGTTCATGGCATCGAACACCTATTCCTTTACCGTGCTCCGCGACGTCAACGCTTCGGTGGCTGAAAAATACGGGATTAGATATACACCAACTACTGTTTTTATCGACAGTAAAGGACAAATCGTTAAGATCAAGACCGGAGCTTTTCACAGCGCTAACGAACTTGCTCAGGCTATTGGGAAAATCGATTGA
- a CDS encoding cytochrome c biogenesis CcdA family protein, whose protein sequence is MENVDILTALGGGILSFLSPCVLPMVPVYLSALAGTDFLDPEKVSSIKRSRFFLHSLSFVLGFTVIFAGLGALAGLTGTFISPDSVAVRWGTGSILVLLGISMLLAARFPQLNFEKRLHFPAVKEGYARSFLTGAAFTFALTPCVSPILGSILTLSLASETVWQGSSLLLVYSLGLGIPFLIIGLALGSALPILRRIIRFTIWFYILGGIALITVGALILTGNLNLITI, encoded by the coding sequence ATGGAGAACGTAGATATTTTGACTGCCTTGGGCGGTGGCATACTTTCGTTCTTATCGCCGTGTGTTCTTCCGATGGTGCCGGTTTATCTGTCTGCGTTGGCTGGGACTGACTTCCTGGATCCTGAGAAGGTTTCTTCAATAAAGAGGTCAAGGTTCTTTCTTCACTCGTTGAGCTTCGTCCTTGGATTTACTGTTATTTTCGCCGGTTTAGGAGCACTAGCTGGTTTAACCGGAACATTCATCAGCCCGGATTCAGTCGCTGTACGGTGGGGTACTGGATCAATCCTGGTCTTGCTTGGAATTTCCATGCTGTTAGCCGCCCGATTCCCCCAACTCAATTTCGAGAAACGGCTACATTTCCCAGCAGTAAAAGAAGGCTATGCACGTTCTTTTCTCACCGGCGCTGCTTTCACTTTCGCCTTGACGCCCTGCGTCAGCCCCATCCTGGGTAGCATCCTGACGCTGTCCCTGGCCAGCGAGACCGTATGGCAGGGCAGCTCATTATTGTTGGTCTATTCACTCGGGCTGGGTATCCCGTTCCTGATCATCGGGCTGGCACTTGGCTCTGCGTTACCAATTCTGCGGCGTATAATCCGTTTCACCATCTGGTTCTATATCCTGGGCGGCATTGCCCTTATTACAGTCGGGGCACTGATTCTCACCGGTAATCTGAACCTGATCACTATATAA
- a CDS encoding radical SAM protein, whose protein sequence is MDIHIWTKCTLDCRACYTNWELYDFSLYDDATTEIMNRERQTPPDKFLTYDEVINLLTPLKIKYAVFMGTEAALDPELPRLTKELHEKWHSYNILLTNGIVMPDLTDIDQVIFSIKAFSEDIYRKYTGRNNKSALKNFAEIARMGKNLHAEVVLIPELIEAEEIEKVAEFVASIDPNIPFRIDAYFPVPECPWRAASNAEVEYAAELAKKHMKQVTILTLDMKRIGDKAVRIF, encoded by the coding sequence GTGGATATCCACATCTGGACCAAGTGTACGCTGGATTGCCGGGCGTGTTACACAAACTGGGAACTCTATGATTTCAGTCTTTACGATGACGCAACCACAGAGATTATGAACCGGGAGCGCCAGACGCCTCCCGATAAATTCCTCACATATGACGAGGTGATTAATCTTCTCACCCCCCTTAAGATTAAGTATGCGGTATTCATGGGTACAGAAGCGGCGCTGGATCCCGAGTTACCCAGGCTTACAAAAGAGCTTCATGAGAAGTGGCATTCATATAACATCCTGCTTACAAATGGGATCGTGATGCCCGACTTGACCGATATCGATCAAGTAATTTTTAGTATCAAGGCTTTTTCCGAAGACATTTATCGAAAATATACCGGGCGCAACAATAAATCAGCGTTGAAGAACTTCGCCGAAATCGCCCGCATGGGCAAGAACCTGCACGCAGAAGTAGTCCTGATACCAGAACTTATTGAAGCCGAAGAAATTGAAAAAGTTGCTGAATTTGTAGCCTCTATTGATCCAAATATCCCCTTCCGAATCGATGCATATTTTCCTGTTCCGGAATGCCCGTGGCGGGCTGCTTCGAATGCCGAAGTGGAATATGCCGCTGAATTAGCTAAGAAGCACATGAAGCAGGTGACAATCCTCACATTGGATATGAAGCGGATCGGCGATAAAGCGGTACGCATTTTTTAG
- a CDS encoding ABC transporter substrate-binding protein — translation MFMGKIFSKRLKEKRIRVGLILISIILALGILPGCAEPGSATTPSTTPATQEPAVVYPLTIKDGTRDSKGVTVGREMTFTSAPQRIVSLAPSNTEIVYALGLGDKLVGNTTYCDYPEAAKSVAKVGGYSTAEVEKIVALKPDLILAANIHAAKVVPQLISLNLPVFVVDPRSLQDVLDSITLVGKVTNVQAKAANVVKTMNDRINAVKAKTATLPDAERVRTLMLIWHDPPMTVGPNTFMFELIQLAGGTSVSKGMADGFPTMGLESIISADPQVVITTGMGGAENLTLQYIKNEPRLKDIPARKDGRVYEVNQDWTNRMGPRVVDGLEAMAKLIHPELFK, via the coding sequence ATGTTCATGGGTAAGATATTTTCTAAACGACTTAAGGAAAAAAGAATCAGGGTTGGTCTCATCCTAATCTCCATTATCCTTGCACTGGGTATTTTACCGGGATGCGCAGAACCCGGCAGCGCAACAACACCTTCAACTACCCCTGCGACCCAAGAACCAGCCGTTGTATACCCTTTGACCATAAAAGATGGAACTCGCGATTCGAAGGGAGTGACAGTCGGACGCGAGATGACTTTCACGAGCGCCCCACAGCGCATCGTTTCACTAGCCCCTTCAAATACGGAGATTGTCTATGCGCTTGGACTCGGTGATAAACTTGTAGGCAACACCACATACTGCGATTATCCTGAAGCGGCTAAGAGTGTCGCTAAAGTCGGCGGTTATTCTACCGCGGAAGTGGAGAAGATCGTTGCTCTAAAGCCTGATTTGATTCTGGCGGCAAATATTCATGCAGCCAAGGTTGTGCCACAGTTGATCAGCCTTAATCTTCCGGTCTTCGTCGTCGATCCCAGGAGTCTGCAGGACGTCCTCGATTCCATTACCCTTGTTGGCAAGGTAACGAATGTTCAAGCTAAAGCGGCCAATGTTGTTAAAACCATGAACGATAGGATAAACGCGGTCAAAGCCAAGACTGCAACTCTACCCGATGCTGAAAGAGTACGTACACTGATGCTGATTTGGCATGACCCACCGATGACCGTTGGCCCAAACACCTTTATGTTCGAACTTATCCAACTGGCAGGGGGTACATCAGTCTCCAAAGGTATGGCAGATGGTTTTCCGACGATGGGGCTTGAATCGATTATCTCAGCCGATCCACAAGTGGTTATCACCACTGGAATGGGCGGAGCTGAGAATCTGACATTACAGTACATCAAGAATGAGCCAAGGCTAAAAGATATCCCTGCTCGCAAGGACGGTCGGGTTTATGAGGTTAACCAGGACTGGACGAACCGTATGGGGCCGCGTGTCGTCGATGGTCTGGAAGCTATGGCAAAATTGATCCATCCGGAACTATTCAAGTGA
- a CDS encoding FecCD family ABC transporter permease → MVSSESAGIKEKINSPTLAVKWRTRLISMGILLGGLLLLAAFATTIGSVKIPLGTTFGILLDKLPFINIDQTWSDSTATIISQIRLPRVILAGVVGIALSVAGATYQGLFRNPLADPYLIGVAQGAALGAAVGFVIPTVFPGLEFSIVPIFAALGALITVLIVYTLARVGAAIPVTTLILAGVAVGSLLMALVSYVITISGDKIQGIVFWMMGSFSLSQWSEVQIALPVVITGSAFIFLFARSLNIIQLGEDQAKQLGVDVEKLKLLLLTAATLITAAAVSFVGIIGFVGIIIPHAVRLIWGADYRFLLPFSALVGAIFLITTDIISRTIAPSEIPIGIITALCGAPFFLYLLRKRTQVLF, encoded by the coding sequence ATGGTTTCTAGCGAGTCGGCCGGCATAAAAGAAAAGATTAATTCCCCAACACTGGCCGTGAAATGGCGCACCCGCCTGATCAGTATGGGAATTCTGTTGGGCGGATTATTACTACTCGCGGCGTTCGCCACTACTATCGGCAGCGTCAAAATTCCTCTTGGTACTACATTCGGTATTCTTCTCGACAAACTTCCGTTCATTAATATTGACCAGACCTGGTCCGATTCGACGGCGACCATCATCAGCCAGATTCGTTTACCCAGGGTAATACTCGCCGGGGTCGTCGGAATCGCTTTATCGGTGGCCGGAGCGACCTATCAAGGGCTTTTCCGAAATCCTCTTGCCGACCCTTACCTGATTGGAGTAGCTCAAGGAGCAGCTCTTGGCGCCGCAGTCGGCTTTGTAATACCAACGGTCTTTCCCGGTCTAGAGTTCAGCATTGTTCCAATTTTTGCCGCTTTGGGCGCTTTGATCACGGTGCTGATCGTCTATACCCTGGCTCGCGTTGGCGCAGCGATTCCCGTAACGACGTTAATTTTAGCCGGCGTCGCTGTCGGTTCGCTTCTAATGGCATTGGTGTCATATGTCATCACTATCAGCGGCGATAAAATCCAGGGAATTGTTTTTTGGATGATGGGGAGTTTTTCGCTGTCCCAATGGAGTGAAGTCCAAATAGCTTTGCCAGTAGTTATCACCGGCAGCGCTTTTATCTTCCTGTTCGCGCGCTCTTTAAACATAATCCAGCTTGGTGAAGATCAGGCAAAACAGCTTGGAGTGGACGTCGAGAAGCTAAAGTTGCTACTACTAACCGCGGCGACTCTAATTACCGCGGCGGCGGTGTCTTTTGTCGGCATCATCGGCTTTGTCGGCATTATTATTCCTCATGCTGTACGTCTGATTTGGGGAGCCGATTACCGTTTTTTACTGCCTTTTTCGGCTCTTGTGGGGGCTATATTTCTAATCACTACCGATATTATCTCCCGGACCATAGCGCCATCTGAAATACCAATAGGCATTATCACAGCATTATGCGGCGCCCCATTTTTCCTCTATCTATTACGAAAACGGACCCAGGTGCTTTTCTAA
- a CDS encoding ABC transporter ATP-binding protein: MKTLEAHNLTLAYGTKEVVHNMSFQAVPGEMVGLVGPNGSGKSTIIKALCRVLNPREGWVKANGHDIAKMHRREMAKLISVVPQTPVLPSAFTAFEIVLMGRNPHLGTFQYESSRDLSIAWQAMERCGVQQFADRRISELSGGEIQSVVIARALAQETECILLDEPTANLDIGRQIEVLDLLKEECHRRNLTVIAAIHDLNLAAHYCEKLVLIKKGTLFAFGTPQEVITTDNICQVYGQGSYVHTHPLSGLPAVLPKVSNLKDNNKCAI, translated from the coding sequence ATGAAAACTCTTGAAGCTCATAACCTGACTTTAGCTTATGGAACTAAGGAAGTTGTCCATAATATGAGCTTCCAAGCAGTTCCTGGCGAAATGGTCGGCCTAGTTGGACCGAATGGCTCCGGCAAATCCACCATAATCAAAGCATTGTGCCGTGTTCTTAACCCCAGAGAAGGCTGGGTAAAAGCGAATGGGCACGATATCGCTAAAATGCACCGGCGAGAAATGGCTAAACTAATCAGCGTTGTGCCCCAGACACCAGTACTTCCGAGCGCCTTCACCGCCTTTGAAATCGTACTTATGGGCCGCAATCCTCACCTTGGGACGTTCCAATATGAAAGTAGCCGCGACCTATCCATTGCGTGGCAGGCAATGGAACGTTGCGGTGTACAGCAGTTTGCCGACCGCCGTATTTCTGAACTTTCCGGCGGAGAAATCCAATCTGTAGTCATCGCTCGAGCGTTAGCCCAGGAAACTGAATGTATTCTGCTTGACGAGCCTACAGCTAATTTGGATATTGGGCGTCAAATTGAAGTGCTCGATCTACTGAAAGAAGAATGTCATAGAAGGAACCTTACCGTCATCGCGGCAATTCATGATCTGAATTTAGCCGCCCATTATTGCGAAAAACTGGTACTTATCAAAAAAGGAACACTCTTCGCTTTCGGTACCCCCCAGGAGGTAATTACTACGGATAATATCTGTCAGGTCTACGGTCAGGGCAGCTACGTTCATACTCACCCATTGTCCGGCCTGCCGGCAGTTTTACCCAAGGTCAGTAATCTCAAGGACAACAATAAATGCGCGATTTAG
- a CDS encoding adenosylcobinamide amidohydrolase yields the protein MTSENQNEIIGCFHGITAEIIHHHAWGVSSNALLLHLPEPARTLSGLQGYRKVSVVANYHIPQPLWTKLHDPAADWRGYFRQVLKANSCGNNLSLDNATILSTGVTMEHLAWSEATDGDLWALAFVTAGVEGNALRVGVDCGRHHNPVSTINTIVFCSTELTQAAMAASFITITEAKVVALEDLGIRSSYTPTLQATGTGTDQIVTVSGKTEKCTYVSGHTKIGALMARAVTAATKEAIAKRRKALCS from the coding sequence ATGACATCTGAGAACCAAAACGAAATCATAGGCTGCTTCCACGGCATCACTGCCGAGATAATTCATCATCATGCCTGGGGAGTATCATCCAACGCTTTACTTCTTCACCTCCCCGAACCCGCGAGAACGCTCTCCGGACTCCAGGGCTACCGTAAAGTATCCGTGGTAGCTAACTATCATATACCACAACCGCTCTGGACGAAGCTGCATGATCCAGCGGCGGATTGGAGGGGATATTTTCGCCAGGTCTTGAAAGCCAACTCCTGCGGCAATAATCTGTCGTTGGACAACGCTACAATTCTATCCACCGGCGTCACCATGGAGCATTTAGCCTGGAGCGAGGCTACAGATGGTGATCTCTGGGCTTTGGCATTTGTTACCGCTGGAGTTGAAGGAAATGCCCTGAGAGTCGGCGTTGACTGCGGCCGCCACCATAACCCGGTGAGTACCATCAACACTATCGTTTTCTGCAGCACCGAATTGACCCAGGCGGCAATGGCTGCTTCTTTCATCACGATCACAGAAGCTAAAGTGGTTGCATTGGAAGACCTGGGAATACGCAGCAGTTATACCCCGACTCTTCAAGCCACCGGCACCGGCACTGACCAAATTGTTACGGTTTCAGGCAAAACGGAAAAGTGTACATATGTCAGTGGACATACTAAAATAGGCGCACTGATGGCCCGGGCGGTGACCGCCGCCACTAAAGAAGCGATCGCCAAGCGTCGCAAGGCATTGTGCAGCTAG
- the cbiB gene encoding adenosylcobinamide-phosphate synthase CbiB — MDIILILLVALLVEFAIGDPPNAIHPTAWFGKVIYLFERFGLRGGKTYQFVYGTAATLLLAAVVAAAAWLLADWLRDINYALYIIASGVLLKMTFSFVYLRKTALHIKRLIENDETLDKARFELRALVSRDTSKLPRPYLVSATVESVSESLCDSLVSPLFFFVVGSLFGTFGLAAAFGFRVVSTFDSMIGYHGKYEYFGKFPARLDDVLNYIPARLSALVIIAGAWLTKMGARRAWRVAKVDHLKTESPNAGWPMAAAAGALGVQFEKIDHYRLGRIDRPMTPGVIDDSLRLINSATLVWFIICFAIGGAYIALAKA; from the coding sequence TTGGACATAATCCTCATCTTGCTGGTGGCTCTTCTTGTTGAGTTCGCCATCGGCGATCCGCCTAACGCCATCCACCCGACCGCTTGGTTCGGCAAGGTCATATACCTCTTCGAGAGATTCGGCCTTCGGGGCGGTAAAACCTACCAGTTTGTTTACGGCACGGCGGCAACGTTGTTATTGGCAGCTGTCGTAGCCGCGGCAGCCTGGCTTCTGGCCGACTGGCTGAGAGACATTAATTACGCCCTTTATATTATTGCCAGCGGTGTCCTGCTCAAGATGACCTTCAGTTTCGTCTATCTCCGTAAGACGGCGCTTCATATCAAGCGGCTGATCGAAAATGACGAGACGCTAGATAAGGCTCGCTTCGAGCTTCGGGCGTTGGTCTCCCGTGACACCTCGAAACTGCCGCGGCCGTATTTGGTCTCGGCCACAGTCGAATCCGTCTCGGAGAGCCTGTGCGACAGCCTGGTGTCGCCGCTGTTTTTTTTCGTAGTAGGCAGCCTTTTCGGAACGTTCGGTCTGGCGGCGGCTTTCGGCTTCCGGGTTGTTTCCACCTTCGACAGCATGATCGGCTACCATGGCAAATACGAATATTTCGGCAAGTTCCCGGCACGGCTGGACGACGTCCTGAACTATATTCCGGCGCGGCTATCGGCGTTAGTCATCATCGCCGGTGCCTGGCTGACCAAGATGGGCGCCCGGCGAGCTTGGCGAGTAGCCAAGGTTGACCACTTGAAAACCGAAAGCCCCAACGCCGGCTGGCCGATGGCGGCGGCTGCCGGGGCGTTGGGGGTACAATTCGAGAAAATTGACCACTACCGGTTGGGCCGTATTGACCGGCCTATGACACCAGGGGTAATAGATGACTCTCTACGGTTAATCAACTCCGCCACCCTGGTTTGGTTCATCATTTGCTTCGCCATCGGAGGGGCGTATATTGCTCTCGCCAAGGCCTGA
- a CDS encoding pyridoxal phosphate-dependent aminotransferase — protein MLSPRPEVAALKSCYHGGPNYAEFERLGIRPEEVIDFSSNSNPYPLMLEFSLDDVVIDHYPDSDSTDLRRLIAAENGVKPENVIVGSGSTEIIRLIAQAYFSQSDSVLICKPTFGEYEIACRIAGAQVIDLWAEERFDFRFDAGRVAALIQHLRTKAVFICNPNNPTGQYLSLSEIEHILEVNPSCLLVLDEAYIAFTKNSWNSVDLHSNTNLIIIRSMTKDYALAGLRLGYAIADELIIANLEKVKPPWNVNAIAQRAGIQALRDKRYLNRSERLVKRGRDYLIDEFSALGFHIVPTMTNFFLMEVTDAKIFRSDLLKKGLIVRDCASFGLPQYVRIAPRTLPECRRLVHAIKSRD, from the coding sequence TTGCTCTCGCCAAGGCCTGAGGTCGCCGCGCTCAAATCCTGCTACCACGGAGGGCCGAATTATGCTGAGTTCGAGCGCCTTGGCATCCGTCCAGAAGAGGTCATCGATTTCAGTTCCAACTCAAACCCGTACCCCTTAATGTTAGAATTTTCTCTCGATGACGTGGTCATTGACCATTACCCCGATTCTGACTCAACAGACCTGCGTCGGCTTATAGCCGCGGAAAATGGCGTCAAACCAGAAAACGTCATCGTGGGCAGCGGCAGCACGGAGATTATCAGGCTAATCGCTCAAGCATATTTTAGTCAGAGCGACAGCGTATTGATTTGCAAGCCAACTTTCGGCGAATACGAAATCGCTTGCCGAATCGCTGGAGCCCAAGTTATCGACTTATGGGCAGAAGAACGCTTCGATTTTCGATTTGATGCCGGGCGCGTTGCAGCGCTGATTCAACACCTCCGAACAAAAGCGGTATTCATTTGTAATCCCAACAACCCAACAGGACAATATCTTTCGCTTTCAGAAATTGAACATATATTGGAAGTAAACCCTTCTTGCCTTTTGGTTCTTGATGAGGCATATATAGCGTTCACCAAAAACTCATGGAACTCCGTGGATTTGCATTCTAACACTAATCTGATAATCATACGCAGCATGACCAAAGACTACGCTTTAGCAGGCTTACGTCTAGGGTATGCTATCGCCGATGAGTTGATTATTGCCAATTTAGAAAAGGTTAAACCGCCGTGGAATGTAAATGCGATAGCCCAGCGCGCCGGAATTCAAGCACTGCGCGATAAAAGATATTTGAACAGGAGCGAGCGTTTGGTGAAGCGGGGGCGGGACTATCTGATTGATGAATTCTCTGCTCTGGGATTTCACATCGTCCCAACAATGACAAATTTCTTTCTTATGGAAGTTACGGACGCGAAAATATTCAGATCAGATTTATTGAAAAAAGGACTTATTGTACGCGACTGTGCCTCTTTTGGATTACCTCAGTATGTACGAATTGCTCCCCGAACTTTACCAGAGTGCCGAAGGCTAGTTCATGCGATTAAATCCAGGGATTGA
- a CDS encoding alcohol dehydrogenase catalytic domain-containing protein: MKTAVLIQPGILKVRRTKRPACPQRGLVVKATCCAICSSDARMVLTGHQGLVYPRVPGHEIAGVVCESRNRAFNIGDRVQIYPGINCGYCAACLRGDTRRCASLKTLGFSEDGGFSEYLPVTDTSVLSGGVNLIPQNITDEEAALTEPLASCINAQEKTRVKRGDTVLIIGGGPLGLLNSFIARKMGAEKVLISERNEKRLALVKEHGRADRVIDAGLERLPKIVSDETGGQGTDVVILASNHSNISNVLPLLTAGGRLSLFSSLSRESAATWFDVNHLHYRELEVSGAFGSTAAQNAAALKMIGEGLPVGALVTKRVGLEEIMDGIRYTSDCEGLKAVIHHRQ; encoded by the coding sequence ATGAAAACCGCAGTCTTGATACAACCTGGAATCCTGAAAGTCCGCCGGACAAAACGCCCAGCTTGTCCTCAGCGAGGTCTTGTTGTTAAGGCCACCTGTTGCGCTATTTGTTCCAGCGATGCCCGCATGGTTTTAACCGGACATCAAGGATTAGTTTATCCTAGAGTCCCCGGCCACGAAATCGCCGGCGTTGTATGTGAGAGCAGGAACAGGGCATTTAACATTGGCGACCGCGTTCAAATCTATCCCGGCATCAATTGCGGGTATTGCGCGGCGTGTCTGCGAGGCGACACTCGAAGGTGTGCTTCCCTCAAAACCCTTGGGTTTTCAGAAGACGGCGGCTTTTCTGAATACCTGCCAGTGACAGATACTTCGGTTCTGTCCGGCGGGGTGAACTTGATCCCCCAAAATATCACTGATGAAGAAGCCGCCCTGACCGAACCACTCGCCAGCTGTATCAACGCACAGGAAAAAACCAGAGTAAAAAGAGGCGACACCGTATTGATCATTGGTGGAGGACCGTTAGGGTTATTGAATAGCTTCATAGCCCGGAAAATGGGCGCGGAGAAGGTGCTGATAAGTGAAAGGAACGAGAAACGTCTCGCTCTGGTTAAGGAGCATGGTCGAGCAGACAGAGTTATCGACGCCGGTCTGGAACGATTGCCAAAGATTGTCAGTGACGAGACCGGAGGCCAGGGAACCGACGTCGTGATTCTCGCATCAAACCATTCAAATATCTCAAACGTGCTTCCTCTTTTAACGGCCGGCGGGAGGCTGTCGTTATTCTCCAGCCTCTCGAGGGAGTCTGCAGCTACCTGGTTTGACGTCAATCACCTCCATTACCGGGAGTTAGAAGTCTCCGGGGCTTTCGGATCTACCGCCGCCCAGAATGCTGCCGCCCTCAAAATGATTGGGGAAGGCCTCCCGGTCGGGGCGTTAGTCACGAAACGGGTAGGTTTAGAAGAGATCATGGACGGAATTCGATATACAAGCGATTGCGAGGGTCTCAAAGCAGTGATCCACCACAGGCAATAG